One Acidobacteriota bacterium genomic window, CGTGCGTGGGATTAGTCGCTTCATCGTCGAAACCCTGAACCCTGAACCCTGAACCCGATTTCAGTCGGATTTTATTTTCTTCTGGGTCCCTATGTCCTTTTTGTCCCTTTCGTCCTTTTTGTCCTTTCGGTCTTTTTTTAAACCCCGAAACCCTGAACCCCGAACCCTGAGTTTTTATGATTGACGCTGTTACCACCATTGAAAAAAATCAGCTTTTTGGCAGCTATGGACATTTGAGCCTGCTCGTTCCAAATCGAAAATTGACGATTGAGCCAGGCCAGTTTGGAATGCTTCGCCCACATCACAGCTATGAACCCATCCTGCGGCGGGCAATGGCGGTCTACCGGGTGAAATCCAGCCCCGCTGGAACGCATATTGAGTTTATTTATCAGGTGTTTGGCCGGGGCACCGAAGCCTTGCGCCGCCTGGTCGTGGGACAAACCATTGATTGCCTGTTGCCCCTTGGGAAACCATTTCAACTGGATCCAGTGCTGGTCGGAGGGCGCGAAGCACTGCTGGTTGCGGGCGGTGTCGGGTCAGCCGCCCTCTTTCTGCTGGCCGAAACACTGGCCAAACAAGGTGTCTCCGTCCGACTCTTTCTCGGCGGACGCTCAGCCATTGATTTGATTGGCCTGGATGATTTCATCAGCATTGGCTGCAAGGTTCACGTCGCCACCAATGATGGCTCGCGTGGCGTTGGCGGTTTTGTGACTCACCCGCTAGAACGCTTTCTGCTTGACCACGCCCAGGACCTTAAAGCCGGAAAATATGTCCTTTATACCTGTGGCCCACCCTTGATGCTCCGGCGAATCGCCGAAATTGCAAATGAAGCACAACTCCTTGGATATGCTTCACTTGAAGAGCGGATGGCCTGTGGATTTGGCGTGTGTGTCGGCTGTGTGGTGGGAATTAAAGAGGCTGGTGCCGGACTCAAAGGCGAAGCCGACTTTGATTACCAGCGCATTTGCATCGAAGGCCCGGTCTTTCGCTGTGACCAGATTGTGTGGGAGTAGTCGGGTTCAGGGTTCAGGGTTCAGGGTTTTCGAACGTTTGTCCGTTTCGTCATTTTCGTCCCTACCTAAACCCTGAAAAACTCCCTCATTCCACTATTTCGAACCATTTGGACCTGTCAGCGAAATTGTTAATAGCAGGGTGTTTGACTCACCCTGGACTGGTTCGGTGGTTGCCGATGCGCTCCAGGCAACCCCTTTTTCATCAGTGAATTTCCAGGTACTGGTTGCCCGTTCAGCCGAGCTTTTCGAGTCAACTTTGGTCCAGCTTTCCGCCAGTTTGGTATCAATGATTTTGAGCAGATCAGAAGCCGATCCCATTCCGACCTTCCATTTTTTGGTCCACCATGTGGTATCTCCTTTTTGCTCCAAAACTTTCCACAGCGTGGTGTCAGGAATGGCAAACCCTTGATGACCAAGAACTTTCCGCAAATGCCTGTCAGCAAAGCTGGCCCGGGCATATCCGGAATTGGGTTGCCAATTGTATTCCATTGACAATGCCGCCTGTTGCGCCACGCCAAATCCAGCAATTTTTTCAATCAGGTGCAGGGCGCCGTCAATCCCCGATGACAACCCGGCGGTGGTCATAAATTTCCCGTTATCAACAAATCGCTGGTCAATCACAACTGAACATTTGGGGGCCACTTTTTGCAAATCGTCAATCATCCCATAAAAGGTGGTCGCTTTTTGCCCGTCAAGCAATCCAGATTCAGCCAGGAAAAAGGCCCCATTGCAGACTGACATAACATATTTGGCCTGGACCGACTGGGTTTTAATCCATTTCATCACGGTTGGATTGGCCAGACTCGGATCAACATCACCTCCTGGAAGCACAATGACATCTGGTTTGGGACAATTGGCAAACGAGTATTTTGGCGTGACAGTCATTCCCATAGCTGTGGTCAGGGTTTCGCCTTTTTCCGAAACCGTGTAGATATTAAACATCTGACCGTGGTCGTAGGCGTGGCCAAAAGTCTCATAAGGACCCGTGTAATCAATAATTTGTACACCTTCAAAAAGCATAATTGCCAGGTTGAGCGGGTACGTCATGGGTTTTGCCTGAGTTGAAGTTGGTTGGATTTGCGGTTTTGCAGCGCAGGGTAGGGCCGCCTGTGCCACGCTCAAAAGCAGCAGACTCAAGAAAATCGTGAGTTTCTTCATAAGGAATTCGGTACCTTTTTCTGATATCGGATTGATCGGCCAGTGGTTTTCATCTCGGTTGTGAACTCACTCTAGTCCCCGATTTTCGGGCCTGTCTTGAACAGACCAAAGTACTTTTGTACCGTTCAAAGATTCCTAGCAGGCACGGCGCACTTCCAGTTTGCAGGAACAAGCCTCGTAGGGATTGCGTTTCCCCAAAATCAACACTTCAAATCCAAATTACCAACACATCAAAACCAGCGCCGAACAAGGATTTATGGGAAAACTTGCCCCGACTTCCGAGGATACTGGCTATCTGCAACCCGGCCAGTTTTATGGCAGCGTATCCAAAAACCACAAACTTTCTGGCTTTACGTTGTCTCAACTCCATCACCAAACGGCCAAACGACTCCGGCGACACGCGCACGAGTCAGCCTATTTTTGCCTGCTCATCAATGGGAGTTACCGTGAATTCTTTGGACGCAAGGAAATTGTCTACCAGCCACTGACGATTGGATATCATCCGCCCGATACAGTTCATCGGGATGAGATTGGAAATCAGGGCGGACATTTTTTTGCGATTGAAATTGCGGATCACTGGCTTGACCGGTTGCGGGAATATACAACGATGCCTGGCTCCACCTGTGACTTGCACGGCGGAGAACTCGTCTGGCTCGCACTCCGGCTCTATCGTGAATGCACCGACTTTGACGCCTATTCACCACTTGCGGTCGAAGGGCTGGTACTGGAGATGCTGGCCACCGTTGCCCGGGCACAACCTGAAAAAACCCGCCGTCCGCCGGGTTGGTTGCTCCAGGCGGTTGATTTGCTCCATGCCGAATTCCATCAAAATCTCACCATCAACGCCATCGCGACCCAGGTTGGTGTCCATCCGTTTCATCTTTCAAAAACATTTCGGCAGGTTTTTCATCAACCGATTGGCGATTATTTGCAGCGATTGCGGATTCATTTCGCGACTCAGCAGCTTTCCCAGGCTGACCTCAAGCTCTCTGAAATTGCACTGTCCGCCGGGTTTTCTGACCAGAGCCACTTTACCCGGGTGTTTAAGACCATCACGGGTGCGACTCCAGGCGAATTTCGCAACGTTTTGCTTTCCGGAAAAAATATTTGCCCGACAGGACCTGAGAACCTGCCGGAACTCTGGTAAAGTCTGGCTATCAGCCTATCCAACTTTCAACCTGGACAATTTCAAACGTTCACACACTATGCCGAATTCTTTACCAAGAACACCTCGAATCTGGCCAACCGTTGACCTGGTCGCGGCACGCCATTTAGAGGAACTGCTATCAACCATGTGCTGGGACTTCAATGCCACCGGCATTGAAACTGTTTTGGAATCTGATGACCAGATCCAGTTGCGGATCTTTTTTGCTCCGGATGAATGTCCCGCTGATCTGGAAGACCAGCTCCGCGAAGGGCTGCGATCCACTGGCGAATCCCCAAATGCCTTGTATTCGGTGACAATTGACGGAACTGAAGAACGCGACTGGCAGGAAGAATGGAAGAAAAGCTACGAATGCCTCGTGATTGGCTCGCGCTGGCTGGTCATTCCCTCCTGGAAACGTCCCGAAGCTGAGGCCAACCCCGATTTTGCCGGGCGGCACTGGATTGAAATTGATCCCGGAATGGCTTTCGGTACCGGGACTCACGATACCACCCGGATGTGCCTTGAATTTCTGGAAGCACTGCCGACTTCCCCAACCTCGATTGGCGATATTGGAACGGGAACTGGAATTCTGGCGATTGGAGCGACCCGGCTTTTTCCAGCAGCATCCGTTTTTGCCTGTGACAATGACCCCGAAGCCATCCGAGTCGCGGCTGAAAACCTGGAAATCAACCAGGTTGCAGATCGAATCGAACTGAAAACCGGCAGTGTTGCGGACTACCCGCCAGCCCATTTCGATTTGATCCTGGCCAACCTGATTGCCGAAGTCATCATTGATCTGGCCGAACCACTGGCTGCATCACTCAAACCTGGCGGGCA contains:
- a CDS encoding dihydroorotate dehydrogenase electron transfer subunit: MIDAVTTIEKNQLFGSYGHLSLLVPNRKLTIEPGQFGMLRPHHSYEPILRRAMAVYRVKSSPAGTHIEFIYQVFGRGTEALRRLVVGQTIDCLLPLGKPFQLDPVLVGGREALLVAGGVGSAALFLLAETLAKQGVSVRLFLGGRSAIDLIGLDDFISIGCKVHVATNDGSRGVGGFVTHPLERFLLDHAQDLKAGKYVLYTCGPPLMLRRIAEIANEAQLLGYASLEERMACGFGVCVGCVVGIKEAGAGLKGEADFDYQRICIEGPVFRCDQIVWE
- a CDS encoding DJ-1/PfpI family protein gives rise to the protein MKKLTIFLSLLLLSVAQAALPCAAKPQIQPTSTQAKPMTYPLNLAIMLFEGVQIIDYTGPYETFGHAYDHGQMFNIYTVSEKGETLTTAMGMTVTPKYSFANCPKPDVIVLPGGDVDPSLANPTVMKWIKTQSVQAKYVMSVCNGAFFLAESGLLDGQKATTFYGMIDDLQKVAPKCSVVIDQRFVDNGKFMTTAGLSSGIDGALHLIEKIAGFGVAQQAALSMEYNWQPNSGYARASFADRHLRKVLGHQGFAIPDTTLWKVLEQKGDTTWWTKKWKVGMGSASDLLKIIDTKLAESWTKVDSKSSAERATSTWKFTDEKGVAWSASATTEPVQGESNTLLLTISLTGPNGSK
- a CDS encoding helix-turn-helix transcriptional regulator, encoding MRFPKINTSNPNYQHIKTSAEQGFMGKLAPTSEDTGYLQPGQFYGSVSKNHKLSGFTLSQLHHQTAKRLRRHAHESAYFCLLINGSYREFFGRKEIVYQPLTIGYHPPDTVHRDEIGNQGGHFFAIEIADHWLDRLREYTTMPGSTCDLHGGELVWLALRLYRECTDFDAYSPLAVEGLVLEMLATVARAQPEKTRRPPGWLLQAVDLLHAEFHQNLTINAIATQVGVHPFHLSKTFRQVFHQPIGDYLQRLRIHFATQQLSQADLKLSEIALSAGFSDQSHFTRVFKTITGATPGEFRNVLLSGKNICPTGPENLPELW
- the prmA gene encoding 50S ribosomal protein L11 methyltransferase, encoding MPNSLPRTPRIWPTVDLVAARHLEELLSTMCWDFNATGIETVLESDDQIQLRIFFAPDECPADLEDQLREGLRSTGESPNALYSVTIDGTEERDWQEEWKKSYECLVIGSRWLVIPSWKRPEAEANPDFAGRHWIEIDPGMAFGTGTHDTTRMCLEFLEALPTSPTSIGDIGTGTGILAIGATRLFPAASVFACDNDPEAIRVAAENLEINQVADRIELKTGSVADYPPAHFDLILANLIAEVIIDLAEPLAASLKPGGHAIFSGIISLHVDEVQHTLEQAGLQTLEIKTSGEWRAILSRKLTK